In one bacterium genomic region, the following are encoded:
- a CDS encoding LacI family DNA-binding transcriptional regulator yields the protein MTATIREVAEAARVSVATVSRVVSKSDHRVAAATRSRVLAAVARLRYQPNLVAQGLKNRVTRTIGLIVPDISNPFFPAIVRGIEDVANQAGFAVLLCNTYEDLAKERSYLALLRKRMVDGFIFTTVGANTEHLRMLRRQRMHAVLIARAPDGVDMDAVLVDNRRGEREAVEHLLRLGHRRIAFIGGPATLPVARERLAGYRDALGASGVRFDPTLVFDGGFRPEGGAAAVEALVRQRVKFTAIVAANDLMAIGAMEDLHRRGRRLPGDVAVVGFDDITFASLVEPPLTTVAQPKYQMGRLAMERLLELLNGGASRPRRLVLEPRLVVRESCGANLTRTQSK from the coding sequence GTGACCGCGACGATCCGGGAGGTGGCTGAGGCAGCTCGAGTATCGGTCGCCACTGTTTCACGGGTCGTGAGCAAGAGCGATCACCGGGTCGCAGCGGCGACGCGCAGCCGGGTGCTGGCCGCCGTGGCGCGACTGCGTTATCAACCCAACCTTGTGGCTCAGGGCCTGAAGAACCGCGTCACCCGCACGATCGGCCTGATCGTGCCCGACATCAGCAACCCTTTCTTTCCGGCGATCGTTCGTGGAATCGAGGACGTCGCAAACCAGGCCGGCTTCGCGGTCCTGCTGTGCAACACCTACGAGGATCTTGCCAAGGAGCGCAGTTATCTCGCATTGCTGCGAAAGCGCATGGTGGACGGCTTTATCTTCACCACGGTGGGCGCCAACACCGAGCACCTGAGGATGCTGCGGCGCCAGCGGATGCACGCGGTGCTGATCGCCCGGGCCCCGGACGGGGTGGACATGGATGCAGTGCTGGTGGACAACCGTCGGGGGGAGCGCGAGGCGGTCGAGCACCTGCTGCGTCTCGGTCACCGGCGCATCGCCTTCATCGGAGGGCCGGCGACCCTGCCGGTGGCCAGGGAGCGTCTGGCCGGCTATCGGGATGCCCTCGGCGCCTCTGGGGTACGGTTCGACCCCACTCTGGTCTTCGACGGCGGTTTTCGTCCCGAAGGCGGCGCCGCGGCGGTTGAAGCGCTTGTGCGCCAGCGGGTGAAGTTCACGGCCATCGTAGCCGCCAACGACCTGATGGCAATCGGGGCAATGGAGGATCTCCATCGCCGTGGGCGTCGGCTCCCCGGCGACGTCGCGGTGGTTGGATTCGACGACATCACCTTCGCCTCGCTCGTTGAACCTCCGCTTACGACCGTAGCGCAGCCCAAGTACCAGATGGGTCGCCTGGCAATGGAGCGGCTGCTGGAACTGCTCAACGGCGGGGCATCCCGGCCGCGCCGGTTGGTGCTGGAACCGCGACTCGTTGTTCGGGAATCATGTGGGGCAAATCTTACGCGCACCCAGAGCAAGTGA
- a CDS encoding cyclophilin-like fold protein, translating into MSASRIIRISVGGVEAIAGLGATRTADAIWEALPIEGRANRWGDEIYFRIGLGLPEEDAREVVEVGDLGYWPPGQAFCVFFGPTPASQGTEPRAASPVNVFGRIEGDATLFREVRDGARVALDRVEAPEISPTKG; encoded by the coding sequence ATGTCCGCGTCACGGATCATCCGCATAAGTGTCGGCGGCGTCGAGGCAATCGCCGGGCTCGGAGCCACGCGCACCGCCGATGCGATTTGGGAGGCGCTTCCGATCGAGGGCCGCGCGAACCGCTGGGGAGACGAGATCTACTTCCGCATTGGGCTCGGCCTGCCCGAAGAGGACGCACGGGAGGTCGTGGAGGTGGGCGATCTCGGGTACTGGCCCCCGGGGCAGGCGTTCTGCGTCTTCTTCGGCCCCACCCCGGCCAGCCAGGGGACCGAGCCCCGCGCGGCGAGCCCGGTGAACGTGTTCGGGCGCATCGAGGGCGACGCCACCCTGTTTCGGGAAGTGCGCGATGGAGCCCGAGTCGCTCTGGATCGGGTCGAAGCCCCGGAGATCTCCCCCACGAAAGGCTGA